In Trichoderma asperellum chromosome 1, complete sequence, a single window of DNA contains:
- a CDS encoding uncharacterized protein (EggNog:ENOG41): MSADRSTAGGNAITEDGLQIWSCITCRRRKVKCDRTNPCSNCAKNRVECHFPVTGRLPRRRDPTAWKSPTEKQAELLNRLRRLESLVTELAAQVEGGADKIQPILPGSLPSVAGVSPPTETVNAEIGKRELPSQESPMHFEKLISAMKSHAEGEMNEDFGPLVVGKDAGLQIGKGFWSVFCSEVEHIFEAIQDVASTASGSNLEPISYSSQISSHSIYPQFYFGNAYTGAFTQSLDDLYPLPSQMPFIWRTYVDNVDPFIKVIDAAALEEVITHLRGKFGSLQYSLQALLFALHRDAENFKTPLLTPVQVEIRRRIWWQIVFIDSISRTGHTEGLSVSDTIFDTKAPSCISVGGGSNSKISFDLQNESTVCIMRYEIWFLCRFLNANQQRPLEQKLNTFRLTKSKLEDSYIDRFSSNNHLESLIKTMTSLAFCKVEHTIYLQHFRKLKKLSQAPSQEMMQHHLELTINILEEAHRLRTEPSWKKWRWQLQGDFPWASMSAVFIQLCQCPWSTASERGWALTHQILEAAPDRVKLNPSWDRLSKIIAAAEAHRARNSREATEQPSHHNEACAYSFVETHKGGKKALNLTETQSANASTLIDRSELDQVLVSSMFDFGVNLDEPNESESAVTFNLMEWQDWNEALFADDQLWDADCLL, encoded by the exons ATGTCCGCCGATCGCTCCACAGCCGGAGGAAACGCCATCACTGAAGATGGTTTGCAAATATGGAGCTGCATTACATGTCGACGCCGCAAGGTCAAATGCGATAGAACAAATCCTTGCTCTAATTGTGCTAAGAACCGAGTCGAATGCCACTTCCCAGTTACTGGCCGTCTTCCACGCCGACGAGATCCCACGGCGTGGAAGTCACCAACTGAAAAGCAAGCTGAGCTGCTGAATCGGCTGAGGCGCCTCGAATCACTTGTTACAGAACTCGCAGCACAAGTGGAAGGCGGTGCTGATAAGATCCAACCCATACTCCCAGGCTCATTACCCAGTGTCGCAGGTGTCTCTCCTCCTACAGAAACGGTCAACGCTGAGATTGGAAAGCGGGAACTACCAAGTCAGGAATCGCCCATGCACTTCGAGAAATTGATTTCTGCCATGAAATCCCATGCTGAGGGAGAGATGAACGAAGATTTTGGACCATTAGTCGTTGGGAAAGACGCTGGTCTACAAATCGGAAAGGGTTTCTGGTCTGTTTTTTGTAGTGAA GTCGAGCATATATTTGAAGCTATTCAAGATGTGGCTTCAACAGCATCTGGTTCAAACCTTGAACCTATCTCATATAGCAGTCAAATATCATCGCATAGCATATATCCCCAATTTTATTTCGGGAATGCCTATACCGGTGCATTTACTCAAAGCCTCGATGATCTATACCCTTTACCATCACAAATGCCTTTTATATGGCGGACATACGTGGACAATGTCGACCCATTTATCAAGGTCATTGACGCTGCAGCTCTAGAAGAGGTCATAACTCATTTGAGGGGCAAGTTTGGCTCCCTACAGTATAGCTTACAAGCTCTACTATTTGCT CTGCACAGGGATGCCGAGAACTTCAAAACGCCTCTTCTAACCCCGGTTCAGGTCGAAATACGCCGCCGGATTTGGTGGCAGATTGTCTTCATTGACTCCATATCCCGAACAGGACATACTGAGGGATTGTCAGTTTCAGATACAATATTCGACACCAAAGCTCCAAGTTGTATATCGGTTGGCGGTGGAAGCAATTCCAAAATATCTTTTGACCTACAAAACGAGTCTACGGTCTGCATCATGCGATATGAGATATGGTTTCTATGTCGTTTCCTAAACGCAAATCAGCAAAGGCCTTTGGAGCAGAAACTGAACACCTTCAGATTGACAAAGTCAAAATTAGAGGATTCATATATCGACAGATTCTCTTCAAATAATCACCTAGAATCTCTAATTAAGACCATGACCTCGCTTGCCTTCTGCAAAGTCGAGCACACGATATACCTACAACATTTTCGCAAATTGAAAAAGCTCTCGCAAGCTCCATCTCAGGAAATGATGCAACATCATTTAGAATTGACAATAAATAttcttgaagaagctcaCAGATTACGAACAGAGCCTTCTTGGAAAAAGTGGAGATGGCAATTACAAGGAGATTTTCCTTGGGCTTCGATGAGTGCAGTGTTCATCCAGCTTTGCCAGTGTCCATGGTCGACGGCTTCCGAAAGAGGGTGGGCGCTAACCCACCAGATATTAGAAGCGGCGCCAGATAGAGTAAAGTTGAATCCGTCCTGGGACAGATTAAGTAAGATCATTGCTGCCGCCGAGGCCCATCGAGCGAGGAATTCTAGAGAGGCGACGGAGCAACCCAGTCACCACAATGAGGCCTGCGCATATAGCTTCGTCGAAACACACAAGGGTGGCAAAAAGGCTTTAAATCTCACAGAAACTCAATCAGCTAATGCTAGCACTCTTATTGATCGCTCAGAGTTGGACCAGGTGCTGGTATCTAGCATGTTTGACTTTGGAGTGAACCTTGACGAACCCAATGAGTCGGAATCCGCAGTAACATTTAACCTGATGGAATGGCAGGATTGGAATGAGGCGCTATTTGCTGATGATCAACTCTGGGACGCAGACTGTTTATTGTAG